A single window of Triplophysa rosa linkage group LG20, Trosa_1v2, whole genome shotgun sequence DNA harbors:
- the rpl29 gene encoding 60S ribosomal protein L29: MAKSKNHTTHNQSRKWHRNGIKKPRTDRYESLKGIDPKFLRNMRFAKKHNKKGMKAMGMKTIAKKEAPK; this comes from the exons ATGGCAAAGTCAAAgaaccacaccacacacaaccAGT CTCGTAAGTGGCACAGAAATGGCATCAAGAAGCCCAGAACTGATCGCTATGAGTCTCTGAAGGGG ATTGACCCCAAGTTTCTGAGGAACATGCGCTTcgctaaaaaacacaataagaaGGGGATGAAGGCTATGGGGATGAAGACTATCGCAAAGAAAGAGGCTCCTAAATAG